The Kordia sp. SMS9 genome window below encodes:
- a CDS encoding DUF4292 domain-containing protein, translating to MKNSIHIFITSFVLLFLVGCKSSKTIVSSGQVANLSAKNIIKNHYRNAVNFKTIRGKLKVDFDDGKMQDNFTLNLRMEKDKNIWISAKLGVVKILITPKKVSFYNKLDNTYFEGDYKLISKFIGTALDFEKIQNLLVGEALFNLKKERFTSEIVDKTYALSPKRDLELFTRLFFLDAFHFKVKKQQLAQENENRLLTIDYPAYQKITGQAFPKNIAIQAEEIHKTTTIQVEYRKVTFNDKVRFPFKIPSGYREIKI from the coding sequence ACAGCATTCACATCTTTATTACAAGTTTCGTATTGCTCTTTTTAGTCGGTTGCAAATCGTCTAAAACGATCGTGTCTTCGGGACAAGTAGCCAATCTGTCTGCCAAAAATATCATTAAAAATCATTACCGAAACGCAGTAAACTTTAAAACGATTCGCGGAAAGCTCAAAGTGGATTTTGACGATGGTAAAATGCAGGATAATTTCACGCTAAATCTCCGCATGGAAAAGGACAAAAATATCTGGATCAGTGCAAAATTAGGAGTTGTTAAAATTCTCATCACACCTAAAAAAGTAAGTTTCTACAACAAATTGGACAATACCTATTTTGAAGGCGATTACAAACTGATCAGTAAATTTATAGGCACAGCACTAGATTTTGAAAAAATACAAAACTTACTAGTGGGCGAAGCGTTATTCAATCTAAAAAAAGAACGATTTACTTCTGAAATTGTAGATAAAACCTATGCATTATCGCCAAAACGCGATTTGGAACTTTTCACTCGATTGTTCTTCTTAGATGCGTTTCATTTCAAAGTAAAAAAACAACAACTTGCACAAGAAAACGAAAATCGCTTATTAACGATTGATTATCCAGCGTATCAAAAAATAACGGGACAAGCATTTCCAAAAAATATAGCAATACAAGCGGAAGAAATTCATAAAACCACCACAATTCAAGTCGAATATCGCAAAGTGACATTCAATGACAAGGTGCGTTTTCCGTTTAAAATTCCAAGTGGATACCGAGAAATAAAAATATAG
- a CDS encoding murein hydrolase activator EnvC produces MKLQFSKHIHTKILLVLLLLASTVSVAQEDKKKELEAKRLRLQKEIRLINKLIRKNTSKTKFIVDDVQSINHKIRVKRDLIKVMNRETNLLTSQINSNIKKIGQLRNDLTKLKADYAEMIRKTYKSRSEQSRLMFLLSSESFLQAYKRVQYMKQYANYRKEQGEAIVARTQELQALNKTFSKQKKQKEALIVENRNVQKELENEKKIQNEMLASLRKDTSKYAAQVKKKQRQADEIDRQIDKIIRDAIASSNVKAGKTTTSKTYALTPEAKAIGNSFAANKGKHIWPVSEGTKVRGYGNYRDVVNPNVTRVSNGVIIATNQDETVRAVYNGEITRIFATKEGVKCVLIRHGSYFTTYFGLKTVSVKTGDTVSKKQEIGTMYTNKSTGKTELKFTVFKNTTRLNPETWLYRM; encoded by the coding sequence GTGAAGTTACAATTTAGCAAACATATTCATACAAAAATCCTCCTCGTACTGCTGTTATTGGCAAGTACGGTCAGTGTTGCGCAAGAAGATAAAAAAAAGGAACTAGAAGCAAAGCGATTGCGTTTGCAAAAGGAAATACGATTGATCAACAAGCTGATTCGCAAAAACACCTCGAAAACAAAATTTATAGTTGATGACGTACAAAGCATCAATCATAAAATTCGCGTCAAGCGCGATTTGATCAAAGTAATGAACCGCGAAACAAATCTGCTCACAAGTCAAATAAACAGCAACATTAAAAAAATAGGACAATTACGGAACGATTTAACGAAGCTAAAAGCGGATTACGCTGAAATGATCCGAAAGACGTACAAAAGTCGCTCTGAGCAAAGCAGATTGATGTTTTTACTTTCGTCAGAAAGCTTCCTGCAAGCCTACAAACGTGTGCAATACATGAAGCAATATGCGAATTACCGAAAGGAGCAAGGCGAAGCGATTGTGGCACGAACGCAAGAATTACAAGCATTGAACAAAACCTTTTCCAAACAAAAAAAGCAGAAAGAAGCATTGATTGTGGAAAATCGAAACGTGCAAAAAGAGCTTGAAAACGAAAAAAAGATTCAAAATGAAATGTTGGCTTCCTTGCGAAAAGATACGAGCAAATACGCTGCACAAGTAAAAAAGAAGCAGCGACAAGCCGATGAAATTGATCGTCAAATTGATAAAATAATTCGTGATGCCATTGCGAGTTCCAATGTAAAAGCAGGAAAAACAACTACGAGTAAAACATACGCATTAACGCCAGAAGCGAAAGCCATTGGAAACAGTTTTGCAGCAAACAAAGGAAAACATATTTGGCCAGTTTCCGAAGGAACCAAAGTGCGCGGCTATGGAAACTATCGTGATGTGGTCAACCCGAATGTAACGAGAGTCAGTAACGGAGTTATTATTGCGACCAATCAAGACGAAACGGTGCGCGCGGTGTACAACGGAGAAATCACGCGAATATTTGCAACGAAAGAAGGTGTAAAATGTGTATTAATTCGCCACGGAAGCTACTTTACCACGTACTTCGGACTCAAAACAGTTTCGGTAAAAACGGGTGATACAGTTTCCAAAAAGCAAGAAATCGGAACCATGTACACCAACAAAAGTACGGGAAAAACCGAACTCAAATTCACGGTTTTCAAAAACACCACACGACTCAATCCAGAAACTTGGTTGTATCGAATGTGA
- a CDS encoding acyl-CoA thioesterase, producing MEAKHPKASKTIMTDLVLPSETNPLNNLFGGELLARMDRAASIAARRHSRRIVVTASVNHVAFNRSIPVGSVVTVEANISRAFKSSMEIYIDVWIEDRESGMRDKANEAIYTFVAVDDTGRPVRIPELIPETELEKERFEGALRRRQLSLVLAGKMKPAEATELKALFFNS from the coding sequence ATGGAAGCAAAACATCCAAAAGCCTCGAAAACGATTATGACTGACTTGGTATTGCCAAGTGAAACCAATCCGTTAAATAATTTATTTGGTGGTGAACTATTAGCACGTATGGACAGAGCTGCAAGTATTGCCGCACGTAGACATTCGCGACGTATTGTCGTAACCGCTTCTGTAAATCACGTAGCGTTCAATCGTTCCATTCCTGTGGGAAGTGTGGTAACGGTAGAAGCCAACATTTCACGCGCGTTTAAATCGTCGATGGAAATTTATATTGATGTTTGGATTGAAGATCGTGAATCGGGCATGCGCGACAAAGCCAATGAAGCTATTTATACCTTTGTTGCTGTAGATGATACCGGAAGACCTGTTCGCATTCCTGAGTTGATTCCTGAAACGGAATTGGAAAAAGAACGTTTTGAAGGTGCATTGCGTCGTCGTCAATTAAGCTTAGTATTGGCTGGAAAGATGAAACCTGCTGAAGCTACAGAATTGAAAGCGTTGTTTTTTAATTCATAG
- a CDS encoding SPOR domain-containing protein, translating into MRLELYISDLLYRYECVTIPNFGAFLTQRKGAQVHHTTNAFYPPTKELSFNAQLNSNDGLLVKYIADVTKEEYETTLQKVQSEVAIWKKRLDNSEIISLENVGDLFLNMEGKMQFEPSYQLNYLTSSFGLSSFVSSEIERIVEEVQKEKTPLVIKEEVAEAIPLPIVEETRRKRFPWTYAAAAAIILSAGFFGFNEYSNTQQKKQQVVEHEKAKKSIDQYIQQATFFSANPVELPSITLQVAKEIQNYHVVAGAFRIEKNAHEKVAELQTQGFEAELLGKNRYGLHQVSYASYTTRAEAITALAQIKRNTAPEAWLLVTK; encoded by the coding sequence ATGAGATTAGAATTATACATAAGCGACCTTTTATACAGATATGAATGTGTGACAATTCCTAACTTCGGTGCTTTTTTAACGCAACGAAAAGGAGCGCAAGTTCACCATACTACCAATGCTTTTTATCCACCAACCAAAGAATTATCATTCAATGCACAATTGAACTCTAATGACGGTTTGTTGGTAAAATACATTGCCGATGTGACCAAAGAAGAGTATGAAACTACACTTCAAAAAGTACAATCGGAAGTTGCGATTTGGAAAAAGCGCTTGGATAATTCTGAGATTATTTCTCTTGAAAATGTGGGTGATCTTTTCTTGAATATGGAAGGAAAAATGCAGTTTGAGCCATCATATCAACTCAATTATTTAACTTCATCATTCGGATTGTCTTCGTTTGTTTCTTCTGAAATAGAGCGTATTGTGGAAGAAGTACAGAAAGAAAAAACACCTTTGGTCATCAAAGAAGAAGTTGCAGAAGCCATTCCGTTGCCAATTGTGGAAGAAACACGTCGTAAACGTTTTCCTTGGACATACGCAGCCGCAGCCGCTATCATTTTGAGCGCAGGTTTTTTCGGTTTTAACGAATACAGCAACACACAACAAAAGAAACAACAAGTTGTGGAGCATGAAAAAGCGAAGAAATCTATTGATCAGTACATTCAACAAGCGACCTTTTTTAGTGCCAATCCTGTAGAATTGCCGTCAATTACATTGCAAGTTGCTAAAGAAATTCAAAACTATCACGTAGTTGCTGGCGCTTTTCGAATTGAAAAAAACGCACACGAAAAAGTAGCCGAATTGCAAACGCAAGGTTTTGAAGCAGAATTGCTAGGAAAAAATCGCTACGGATTGCATCAAGTATCATACGCAAGTTATACTACACGTGCAGAAGCCATTACGGCATTGGCACAAATAAAACGAAACACAGCTCCAGAAGCTTGGTTGTTAGTGACGAAATAA
- a CDS encoding nucleotidyltransferase domain-containing protein, which produces MEQSLVSQIRTITTTHAHIRFYVFGSSLKSHKEQNDIDILIIYKNAQEPKMIRELLDASHLPIDMVFFTEEEEEELGFIGEVNASPII; this is translated from the coding sequence ATGGAACAAAGCCTAGTTTCTCAAATACGAACTATTACCACGACGCATGCGCATATTCGTTTCTATGTATTTGGGTCTTCACTAAAGTCACATAAAGAACAAAACGATATTGATATTTTAATCATTTATAAAAACGCGCAAGAACCAAAAATGATCAGAGAATTGCTTGATGCATCGCATCTTCCCATTGATATGGTATTCTTTACAGAAGAAGAAGAGGAAGAATTGGGCTTTATTGGAGAAGTAAATGCATCACCAATCATTTAA
- a CDS encoding radical SAM protein, whose translation MEKASKFVGKAHDFILNERHVQKIDALIDGKPYFPELIEIFPSNICNHHCTFCISAESNSAKSFIDTEVFYNTIREAAQGGVSKIRLCGGGEPLLHKSIVNFITFASQHIESVSLITNGSLMTDAMREAIVNHCNDVRFSIDAGNAEVYAKMHGTSHKSFDKTLHHISKLIKSKGKAITPLVELSFVATSENIDSLPQFIEIATTLQPNSVNITTNTLAPLKSQIAMYKKVKAILNNHTGSNVPISANISHSDAFEETSEPCPAFLLYGVVTSKGTYYSSCHHVERNINSLGTIHRSYTLKTLLSDPKVIQKQLKYAFGKDVKTEKLYKHPYNEKLLELMVNSKQTLDKVTTWMSKNITLKID comes from the coding sequence ATGGAAAAGGCAAGTAAGTTTGTGGGTAAAGCGCATGATTTTATTTTGAATGAAAGGCATGTGCAAAAAATTGATGCTTTAATTGATGGAAAACCCTATTTTCCAGAACTGATTGAAATTTTTCCATCTAATATATGCAATCATCATTGTACGTTTTGCATTTCTGCTGAATCAAATAGTGCTAAAAGTTTTATAGATACTGAAGTTTTTTACAATACAATTCGTGAAGCTGCGCAAGGAGGCGTCTCAAAAATTAGACTTTGTGGCGGCGGCGAACCTTTATTACACAAATCTATTGTAAACTTTATAACCTTTGCTTCTCAACATATTGAATCCGTTAGTTTAATTACGAATGGATCGTTAATGACAGATGCAATGAGAGAAGCTATTGTAAATCATTGCAATGATGTCCGATTTTCTATAGACGCAGGAAATGCTGAAGTATATGCAAAAATGCATGGAACTTCTCATAAAAGTTTCGACAAAACGTTGCATCATATTTCTAAACTTATCAAAAGTAAAGGCAAGGCAATAACACCACTCGTTGAACTTTCTTTTGTAGCAACTTCGGAAAACATTGATTCGCTACCTCAATTCATAGAAATTGCAACCACCTTACAACCAAATTCTGTAAATATTACCACAAATACCTTAGCTCCTTTAAAATCACAGATTGCTATGTATAAAAAAGTAAAAGCAATTTTAAATAATCATACAGGTTCAAATGTTCCAATAAGCGCAAACATATCTCACTCAGATGCTTTTGAAGAAACATCAGAACCTTGTCCTGCTTTTTTACTATATGGTGTTGTTACGTCAAAAGGAACCTATTATTCTTCTTGTCATCATGTGGAGCGAAACATAAATTCATTAGGAACTATTCATCGCTCTTATACACTGAAAACTTTGCTTAGCGATCCTAAAGTCATTCAAAAACAATTAAAATACGCTTTCGGAAAAGATGTAAAAACCGAAAAACTTTATAAACATCCCTACAATGAAAAATTACTTGAATTAATGGTAAACTCTAAACAAACGCTTGATAAAGTCACCACTTGGATGAGCAAAAATATAACACTCAAAATTGACTAA
- a CDS encoding PEP/pyruvate-binding domain-containing protein, which translates to MYHQHKLELPSKIKGLLNLQEKRIEVPAFDYFFGDLKNVERQITRILESLEIPTTGISIRSASMDEDTKTNSNAGKYLSFNNLQSFDEIVNASKAIIRDFQEKNNTSNPCHILIQKTVASMYSGVTFASYHDDLLKIYTESFFGGCRTVVDGITTPYISHYNNETWRHLNNTGDQYHQFITHPTLFDKTNFEIATSGNILLTSLSDFPKRIRYFQKTMDNEISVYGNCPRKAPNFFIEKLLQLHAISSSFTSEYPNGIDMEWGIDKQGKLYIFQIRDLTSPIDFEITSYTTEIEKTPNILKGIPASKGKLTGVVVYKNSNLQLPKGAKKILMLKEANVENTNNLKAYDGIICTYGGMLSHLAIVSRELQIPCIVGVRSIIPEMTSISMDCNKGIIKLM; encoded by the coding sequence TTGTATCATCAACATAAACTAGAACTTCCTTCAAAAATCAAAGGATTACTCAATTTACAAGAAAAAAGAATTGAGGTACCAGCTTTTGACTATTTTTTTGGTGATTTAAAAAATGTTGAGCGCCAAATAACGCGAATTTTAGAGAGTCTCGAAATTCCCACTACAGGTATTTCCATTCGTTCTGCTTCAATGGATGAAGACACAAAAACCAATTCAAACGCTGGAAAATACTTGTCATTTAACAACTTACAATCTTTTGATGAAATTGTAAATGCTTCCAAAGCTATTATCCGTGACTTTCAAGAAAAAAATAACACTTCCAATCCTTGCCACATTTTAATACAAAAAACCGTAGCAAGCATGTATAGTGGCGTCACTTTTGCTTCTTATCATGATGATTTGTTAAAAATATACACAGAATCTTTCTTTGGAGGTTGTAGAACTGTTGTAGATGGCATTACAACGCCCTATATTTCTCATTACAACAACGAAACATGGCGACACCTAAACAACACAGGAGATCAATATCATCAATTTATTACACATCCTACATTGTTTGATAAAACGAATTTTGAAATAGCAACGTCTGGAAATATCTTACTTACCAGCCTTTCTGATTTTCCAAAAAGAATACGATACTTTCAAAAAACAATGGATAATGAAATATCTGTATATGGCAATTGTCCGCGTAAAGCGCCTAATTTTTTTATTGAAAAACTTTTGCAGCTACATGCGATTTCCTCTTCGTTTACATCTGAATATCCAAATGGTATTGACATGGAATGGGGAATTGACAAGCAAGGTAAACTCTACATATTTCAAATTAGGGATTTAACGAGTCCGATAGATTTTGAAATCACTTCATATACAACAGAAATTGAAAAAACTCCCAATATTTTAAAGGGAATTCCAGCTTCTAAAGGAAAGCTAACAGGTGTTGTAGTTTATAAAAATTCCAATCTACAATTGCCAAAAGGCGCAAAAAAGATACTAATGCTCAAAGAGGCTAATGTTGAAAACACCAACAATTTGAAAGCGTATGATGGAATAATTTGCACGTATGGAGGAATGCTATCGCATTTGGCAATAGTGAGCCGAGAATTGCAAATTCCATGTATTGTAGGAGTACGATCCATTATTCCTGAAATGACCTCAATTTCTATGGATTGTAATAAAGGAATTATAAAACTGATGTAA
- the dprA gene encoding DNA-processing protein DprA, which produces MHSEEELLAALTLQKTAKVGDVIAKKLIRHCGSPEAVLKEKKENLLKIDGIGTYVLADLQHSENRKAAENELKFIQKENIQVHYFLDKSYPMRLQHCADGPILLFQKGNASLNAAKMISIVGTRKATSYGKEFCEELISSVSPLQPTIVSGFAYGIDIVAQRAAVKNNIPTIGCLAHGLNQMYPKVHAKYVKFVVENGAFVTDFWSTSNPDRENFLKRNRLIAGMSQATIVIESAEKGGSLVTAHIANSYNRDVFAVPGRVGDSQSIGCNNLIKQQRAHLLTSAADLVYLLGWELDAEPFQPVQKQLFVDLSPEEASIHSYLQEKGQSLLDSIALECKFPIHKITPILLQLEMKGVVKPLPGKLFEAL; this is translated from the coding sequence ATGCATTCGGAAGAAGAATTATTGGCTGCGTTAACACTTCAAAAAACGGCAAAAGTTGGAGATGTGATTGCCAAAAAACTGATACGTCATTGTGGAAGTCCAGAAGCGGTATTGAAAGAGAAGAAAGAAAACTTACTCAAAATAGACGGAATTGGTACGTATGTGTTGGCAGATTTGCAACATAGTGAAAACAGAAAAGCAGCGGAAAACGAATTGAAATTTATTCAAAAAGAAAACATTCAAGTACATTATTTTTTAGACAAAAGCTATCCGATGCGTTTACAACATTGTGCTGACGGCCCTATTTTATTATTTCAAAAAGGAAATGCCAGTTTAAATGCTGCAAAAATGATTAGCATTGTTGGCACACGAAAAGCGACGAGTTATGGAAAAGAATTTTGCGAAGAATTGATTTCAAGTGTATCACCATTACAACCCACAATTGTTTCAGGTTTTGCCTACGGAATTGATATTGTAGCACAACGCGCAGCAGTCAAAAATAACATTCCAACCATTGGCTGTTTGGCGCATGGTTTGAATCAAATGTATCCGAAAGTACATGCGAAATATGTAAAATTTGTAGTAGAAAATGGAGCGTTTGTTACGGATTTTTGGAGCACGTCCAATCCCGATCGAGAAAACTTCTTGAAGCGCAATCGTCTTATTGCAGGAATGTCGCAAGCCACCATTGTCATTGAATCTGCTGAAAAAGGCGGAAGCTTAGTCACGGCGCATATTGCCAATTCGTACAATAGAGATGTATTTGCTGTGCCAGGCAGAGTAGGCGATTCGCAAAGTATTGGATGTAACAATCTCATCAAACAGCAACGCGCACATCTTTTAACCTCTGCAGCTGATCTTGTCTATCTTTTAGGTTGGGAATTGGACGCAGAGCCGTTTCAACCTGTGCAAAAACAACTTTTTGTCGATTTAAGTCCAGAAGAAGCTAGTATTCATTCGTATTTACAAGAAAAAGGACAATCGTTACTAGACAGCATTGCGCTCGAATGTAAATTCCCCATTCATAAAATTACGCCTATTTTATTGCAATTAGAAATGAAAGGCGTAGTAAAACCGTTGCCAGGAAAACTGTTTGAAGCGTTGTAG
- a CDS encoding Crp/Fnr family transcriptional regulator, giving the protein MNPISTLINKIHENDLWDEEITLKRNEYLKVKGSIDTNLYFVKSGSLRIFVIDAAEEHTIRFGYKNNLIAALDSFLNGKPSELYIQALKKTVIKSIRKQKYANFIESSAEHKKLWLAILESFVLQQMERERDILTSSPLERYQRVLQRSPQLFQEIPNKYIASYLRMTPETLSRIKKS; this is encoded by the coding sequence ATGAATCCGATTTCAACCTTAATTAATAAAATACACGAAAATGATCTTTGGGATGAAGAAATCACGCTCAAGCGGAATGAATATTTAAAAGTTAAGGGAAGCATTGATACGAATCTTTACTTTGTAAAAAGTGGAAGTTTGCGCATTTTTGTCATTGACGCAGCGGAAGAACACACCATCCGATTTGGGTATAAAAACAACCTCATTGCGGCTTTAGATTCTTTTTTGAATGGCAAACCTTCAGAACTGTACATCCAAGCACTTAAAAAAACGGTGATAAAGTCTATTCGTAAACAAAAGTATGCCAACTTCATTGAATCTTCTGCGGAACATAAAAAATTGTGGCTTGCCATTTTAGAAAGTTTTGTGTTGCAACAAATGGAAAGAGAGCGCGATATTTTGACGTCATCTCCGTTGGAACGTTATCAAAGAGTATTGCAAAGAAGTCCGCAACTATTTCAAGAAATCCCGAATAAATATATTGCTTCTTACTTGCGCATGACGCCCGAAACATTGTCAAGAATTAAAAAATCTTAA
- a CDS encoding DinB family protein has translation MVSTSEQLLQDLLELTQANLNAIENFKNQSKDILNWKENPKSWSVLECIAHLNRYGDFYIPEINQKIANAKHKSVAIFKSNWLGKYFSKSVAYSENVHKMKTFKAMNPLHSNLNEQTLETCIYQQHQIIELLNKAKHVHLDKTKTAISISKLIKLRLGDTFRVLIYHNERHVKQAEKVVQMAMKRVVENE, from the coding sequence ATGGTATCCACTTCAGAACAATTATTGCAAGACTTACTAGAACTTACACAGGCAAATTTGAACGCTATAGAAAACTTTAAAAACCAATCGAAGGACATTCTAAATTGGAAAGAAAACCCAAAAAGTTGGAGCGTTTTAGAATGTATTGCACATTTAAATCGTTATGGAGATTTTTACATTCCAGAAATCAACCAAAAAATAGCCAATGCTAAGCACAAAAGTGTAGCTATTTTTAAAAGCAATTGGTTGGGAAAATACTTTAGCAAATCTGTTGCATACAGCGAAAACGTACACAAAATGAAAACCTTTAAGGCTATGAATCCTTTACATTCAAACTTGAACGAGCAAACACTTGAAACATGTATCTACCAACAACATCAAATCATTGAATTGTTGAACAAGGCAAAACACGTACATCTTGACAAAACAAAAACGGCCATCTCTATTTCAAAGCTTATTAAATTAAGACTGGGCGATACTTTTAGAGTGCTTATTTACCACAATGAACGACATGTAAAACAGGCAGAAAAAGTAGTGCAAATGGCAATGAAAAGAGTTGTTGAGAACGAATGA
- the trpS gene encoding tryptophan--tRNA ligase, with the protein MARILTGIQSTGTPHLGNILGAIVPAIEMAQNAENDSFLFIADMHSLTQIKNGETLRENTYKTAATWLAFGLDINKTVFYRQSDVPQVTELSWYLSCFFPYNRLKLAHSFKDKADRLDDVNAGLFTYPMLMAADILLYDAEIVPVGKDQEQHLEITRVVASRFHEKLGETFVLPQAKIQENTMLIPGTDGTKMSKSKNNVIDIFQTDKKLRKQIMGIKTDSTPMEDPKDPDTDNVFALYKLLANEAQIATMRQNYTGGNYGYGHAKQALFELVVERFATERERFNHYMEHKNKIDDALAIGAQKAHKIANEVLARVRKKVGY; encoded by the coding sequence ATGGCACGAATACTTACAGGAATTCAAAGCACAGGAACCCCACATTTGGGCAATATTTTGGGAGCAATTGTTCCTGCAATTGAAATGGCTCAAAATGCGGAGAATGATTCTTTCCTGTTTATTGCAGACATGCATTCGCTCACACAGATTAAAAACGGAGAAACGTTACGAGAAAACACCTACAAAACGGCAGCAACTTGGCTTGCCTTTGGATTAGACATCAATAAAACCGTTTTTTATCGCCAGAGTGATGTGCCACAAGTCACCGAACTTTCTTGGTATTTGAGTTGTTTTTTTCCATACAATCGTTTGAAATTGGCGCATAGTTTTAAAGACAAAGCCGATCGCTTGGACGATGTAAATGCTGGTTTGTTTACCTATCCAATGTTGATGGCGGCTGATATTTTGTTATACGATGCAGAGATTGTTCCCGTAGGAAAAGACCAAGAGCAACATTTGGAAATTACACGTGTTGTAGCTTCACGTTTCCACGAAAAATTGGGAGAAACGTTTGTATTGCCGCAAGCCAAGATTCAGGAAAATACCATGTTAATTCCTGGAACGGACGGCACCAAAATGAGCAAGAGCAAGAATAATGTGATCGATATTTTTCAAACAGATAAGAAATTGCGCAAGCAAATTATGGGTATTAAAACCGATAGTACGCCAATGGAAGATCCGAAAGATCCTGATACGGATAATGTATTTGCGTTGTATAAATTGTTAGCGAACGAAGCTCAAATTGCAACCATGCGTCAAAATTACACGGGCGGAAATTACGGCTACGGACATGCAAAACAAGCACTTTTTGAATTGGTAGTAGAAAGATTTGCTACAGAACGCGAACGTTTCAATCATTATATGGAACACAAAAACAAAATTGATGATGCTTTAGCGATTGGTGCTCAAAAAGCACACAAAATTGCTAATGAAGTGCTGGCTAGAGTTCGTAAGAAAGTGGGATATTAA
- a CDS encoding 1-acyl-sn-glycerol-3-phosphate acyltransferase, translating into MITFIQHIGRILWRSWFYLLVLIPILLFFPLLVLFSASQKWYPQFFWVARNLWARPILYGMGFFPRFKCQEKIEKGKSYMLIANHTSMTDIMLMLIASKNPFVFVGKKELSKLPIFGFFYKRTCILVDRGSARSRKAVYDSAQERLNQGMSICIFPEGGVPKEDIVLDTFKDGAFRLAIEHQIPIVPMTFADNKKRFPYSFFSGSPGRMRVTIHPFVSTKDKKIADKKEMSENARNMILSELTAYGIS; encoded by the coding sequence ATGATAACGTTTATTCAGCATATTGGAAGAATTTTGTGGCGGAGTTGGTTCTATCTTTTAGTTCTGATTCCCATACTTTTATTTTTTCCCTTATTAGTACTTTTTAGTGCGAGCCAAAAGTGGTATCCGCAGTTTTTTTGGGTTGCTAGAAATTTATGGGCAAGACCTATTTTATACGGAATGGGCTTTTTTCCAAGATTCAAATGCCAAGAAAAAATTGAAAAAGGAAAGAGTTATATGCTCATTGCCAATCATACAAGTATGACGGATATTATGCTGATGTTGATCGCATCTAAAAACCCATTTGTTTTTGTAGGGAAGAAAGAACTCTCCAAACTGCCTATTTTTGGCTTCTTTTACAAACGAACGTGTATTTTGGTAGATAGAGGAAGCGCTCGAAGTCGAAAAGCCGTGTACGACAGCGCGCAAGAACGTTTGAATCAAGGGATGAGTATTTGTATTTTTCCAGAAGGCGGCGTACCTAAAGAAGACATTGTGTTAGATACCTTTAAAGATGGCGCTTTTCGTTTGGCAATAGAACACCAAATTCCGATTGTGCCGATGACTTTTGCAGACAACAAAAAACGCTTTCCGTATTCGTTTTTTAGCGGCTCACCAGGTCGTATGCGCGTGACGATTCATCCGTTTGTAAGTACCAAAGACAAGAAAATAGCTGACAAAAAAGAAATGAGTGAGAACGCCAGAAATATGATTTTGAGCGAGTTGACGGCGTATGGAATTTCTTGA
- a CDS encoding RNA polymerase sigma factor, whose amino-acid sequence MSLEQLIHKCTNNDRDAQAQLYRDYAKKLYVTSLKYSRNRLEAEDNLQDSFLVIFEKIGQYTFKGSFEGWLRRITINTVLQKYRSKGVFEVVNERVLKDEPVTVYEEDVSIDFLLDIVQELPDRYRLVFNLYVLDDYSHQEISEMLDISVGTSKSNLARARMILKKKVESFKKKIAINE is encoded by the coding sequence GTGAGTTTAGAACAACTCATACATAAATGTACGAATAACGACCGCGATGCGCAAGCACAATTGTATAGAGATTATGCCAAAAAACTATACGTTACCAGCTTAAAGTACTCTCGGAACAGGCTTGAAGCGGAAGACAATCTGCAAGATAGCTTTTTAGTTATTTTCGAAAAAATTGGTCAGTACACCTTTAAAGGCTCGTTTGAAGGTTGGTTGCGGAGAATTACCATCAACACCGTGCTTCAAAAATATAGAAGTAAAGGTGTTTTTGAAGTTGTGAATGAACGCGTACTCAAAGATGAACCTGTAACCGTGTATGAAGAAGATGTTTCCATCGATTTTTTGTTGGACATCGTACAAGAATTACCCGATCGGTATCGATTGGTATTTAATTTATATGTGTTGGATGATTATTCGCATCAAGAGATTTCAGAAATGCTAGACATTTCCGTAGGAACCTCAAAGTCGAATTTAGCACGCGCACGTATGATTTTAAAGAAGAAAGTAGAATCGTTTAAAAAAAAAATCGCCATAAATGAGTGA